Proteins encoded together in one Catellatospora citrea window:
- a CDS encoding alpha/beta fold hydrolase — protein sequence MHHQRLTEHEVVLPDGRLLQVSVSGAPNGSPVFLLHGTPGSRQGPKPRSSVLYRLGIKLICYDRPGYGGSNRHPGRRVADAAADVAAIADDLHLDRFSVVGRSGGGPHALACPALLPERVHRTAVLVGIAPSNAEGLDWFDGMAQDNVHEYETADNDLAVLAERLRLRAERVLHDPESLLEMLRSQMAEADRRFVDRIAIRRLLAATYTEALRGGPYGWFDDVLAFRGDWGFGLDTISGPVKLWHGEDDTFSPAGHTRWLARQIPHAEVQVRTDTAHFGAVEVLPEILAWLTAQPDYLHR from the coding sequence GTCCTTCCAGACGGCAGATTGTTGCAGGTGAGCGTCTCGGGCGCCCCGAACGGATCACCGGTCTTCCTGCTGCACGGCACACCCGGCTCCCGGCAGGGCCCCAAACCGCGCAGCAGCGTGCTGTACCGGCTCGGCATCAAGCTGATCTGCTATGACCGGCCGGGATACGGCGGTTCGAACCGGCACCCCGGCCGGCGTGTCGCCGACGCCGCGGCCGACGTCGCCGCGATCGCCGACGACCTCCACCTGGACCGGTTCTCCGTGGTCGGCCGCTCCGGCGGTGGGCCGCACGCGCTGGCCTGCCCGGCGCTCCTGCCCGAGCGGGTGCACCGGACCGCCGTGCTCGTGGGCATCGCACCGTCCAATGCCGAGGGCCTGGACTGGTTCGACGGCATGGCCCAGGACAACGTGCACGAGTACGAGACCGCCGACAACGACCTGGCCGTCCTCGCCGAGCGGCTGCGGCTGCGCGCGGAGCGGGTGCTGCACGACCCGGAGAGCCTGCTGGAGATGCTGCGCAGCCAGATGGCCGAGGCGGACCGGCGCTTCGTCGACCGGATCGCGATCCGGCGCCTGCTCGCCGCCACCTACACCGAGGCGTTGCGCGGCGGTCCGTACGGGTGGTTCGACGACGTGCTGGCCTTCCGCGGGGACTGGGGCTTCGGCCTCGACACCATCAGCGGGCCGGTGAAGCTGTGGCACGGCGAGGACGACACCTTCTCCCCCGCCGGGCACACCCGCTGGCTGGCACGGCAGATTCCGCACGCCGAGGTCCAGGTGCGGACCGACACCGCGCACTTCGGCGCGGTCGAGGTGCTGCCGGAGATCCTCGCCTGGCTGACGGCGCAGCCCGACTACCTGCACCGATAG